One region of Solanum pennellii chromosome 6, SPENNV200 genomic DNA includes:
- the LOC107022012 gene encoding putative late blight resistance protein homolog R1A-3 gives MEKRKDNEEANNSLVLFSALSKDIADVLVFLENEENKKTLDKDQVEKLKLKMAFICTYVQLSYSDFEQFEDIMTRKRQEVENLLQPLLDDDVLTSLTSNMDDCISLYHRSYKSDAIMMDEQLDFLLLNLHHLSKFLAEYKFPLVTEYEILQNVCGNIRDFHGLIVNGCIKHEMVENVLPQFQLMAERVGHFLWENQTDEDSDEDEENDRDSRLFQLTHLLLKIVPTEQEVMHICYTNLKASTSAEVGRFIKKLLETSPDILREYIIQLQEHMITVIHPSTSGARNIHVMMEFLLLILSYKPKDFIHHDKLFDLLAHVEVLTREVSTLVRDLEEKLRNKEGNNQTNCATLDLLENIELLKKDLKHVYLKAPDSSQCCFPMSDGPLFMHLLHMHLNDLLDSNAYSIALIKEEIELVKQDLEFIRSFFVDAAEQGLYKDIWARVLDVAYEAKDVIDSIIVRDNGLVHLIFSLPITIKKIKLIKEEISALDENIPKDRGLIVVNSPKKPVERKSLTTDKIIVGFEEETNLILRKLTSGPADLDVISITGMPGSGKTTLAYKVYNDKSVSSHFDLRAWCTVDQGCDEKKLLNKIFNQVSDSDSKLSENIDVPDKLRKQLYGKRYLIVLDDVWETTTWDELTRPFPEAKKGSRIILTTREKEVALHGKLYTDPLDLRLLRPDESWELLEKRAFGNESCPDELLDVGKEIAENCKGLPLVADLIAGVIAGREKKRSVWLEVQSSVSSFILNSEVEVMKVIGSSYDHLPHHLKPCLLYFASFPKDTSLTIYELNIYLGAEGFVGKTELKSMEEVVKIYMDDLISSSLVICFNEIGDALNFQIHDLVHDFCLIKARKENLFDQIRSSAPTDLLPRQITIDYDDDEEHFGLNFVMFNSNKKRHSLRINGHKLDNCLSDTFHLRHLRLLRVLDMNTSFIMVNDSLLNEICMLNHLRYLRIGTQVKSLPLSFSNLWNLEILWVDNKESTLILLPRIWDLVKLRVLSADTCSFFDMDADESILIAEDTKLENLRILLGQLVLSYSKDTEDIFKRFPNLQRLEFVLKESWDYSTEQHWFPKLDCLTELETLSLGFESSNTNHSGSSVATNRPWDFLFPLNLKELCFFDFPLTSDSLSTIARLPNLEELSLYDTIIHGEEWNMGEEDTFENLKFLNLCLPTLSKWEVGEESFPNLEKLKLQECGKLEEIPPSFGDIYSLKIIKIVKSPQLEDSAHKIKEYGEEMRGGSELQILGQKNIPLFK, from the coding sequence TATTTTCTGCTCTTAGCAAGGACATTGCCGATGTTCTGGTTTTCCTAGAGAatgaggaaaataaaaaaactctTGACAAAGATCAAGTTGAAAAGCTAAAATTGAAAATGGCATTTATTTGTACATATGTTCAGCTTTCTTATTCCGATTTTGAGCAGTTTGAAGATATAATGACGAGAAAAAGACAAGAGGTTGAGAATCTGCTTCAACCACTTTTGGATGATGATGTCCTTACTAGCCTCACCAGTAATATGGATGACTGTATCAGCTTGTATCATCGTTCTTATAAATCAGACGCCATCATGATGGATGAGCAATTGGACTTCCTCCTCTTGAATCTCCATCATCTATCCAAGTTTCTTGCTGAGTACAAGTTTCCATTAGTGACTGAGTATGAGATTCTTCAGAATGTATGTGGCAACATAAGAGATTTCCATGGGTTGATAGTGAATGGTTGCATTAAGCATGAGATGGTTGAGAATGTCTTACCTCAGTTTCAACTGATGGCTGAAAGAGTAGGACACTTCCTTTGGGAGAATCAGACTGATGAAGACTCAGATGAGGATGAAGAGAATGATAGAGACTCTCGACTCTTCCAGCTAACACATCTACTCTTGAAGATTGTTCCAACTGAACAGGAGGTTATGCACATATGTTATACAAATTTGAAAGCTTCAACTTCAGCAGAAGTTGGACGCTTCATTAAGAAGCTCCTGGAAACCTCACCGGATATTCTCAGAGAATATATCATTCAACTACAAGAGCATATGATAACTGTTATTCACCCTAGCACTTCAGGGGCTCGAAACATTCATGTCATGATGGAATTCCTATTACTTATTCTTTCTTATAAGCCCAAGGACTTTATTCATCATGACAAACTTTTTGATCTCTTGGCTCATGTCGAAGTACTTACCAGGGAGGTATCAACTCTTGTACGTGACTTGGAAGAGaaattaaggaataaagagggtAATAACCAAACAAATTGTGCAACCCTAGACTTGCTGGAAAATATTGAACTCCTCAAGAAAGATCTCAAACATGTTTATCTGAAAGCCCCAGATTCATCTCAATGTTGCTTCCCCATGAGTGATGGACCACTCTTCATGCATCTTCTACACATGCACTTAAATGATTTGCTAGATTCTAATGCTTATTCAATTGCTTTGATAAAGGAAGAAATCGAGCTGGTGAAGCAAGACCTGGAATTCATAAGATCATTCTTTGTGGATGCTGCTGAGCAAGGATTGTATAAAGATATCTGGGCACGTGTTCTAGATGTGGCTTATGAGGCAAAAGATGTCATAGATTCAATTATTGTTCGAGATAATGGTCTCGTACATCTTATTTTCTCACTTCCCATTACCATAAAGAAGATCAAACTTATCAAAGAAGAGATCTCTGCTTTAGATGAGAACATTCCCAAGGACAGAGGTCTAATCGTTGTGAACTCTCCCAAGAAACCAGTTGAGAGAAAGTCATTGACAACTGATAAAATAATTGTAGGTTTTGAGGAGGAGACAAACTTGATACTTAGAAAGCTCACCAGTGGACCGGCAGATCTAGATGTCATTTCGATCACTGGTATGCCGGGTTCAGGTAAAACTACTTTGGCATACAAAGTATACAATGATAAGTCAGTTTCTAGCCATTTCGACCTTCGTGCATGGTGCACGGTCGACCAAGGATGTGATGAGAAGAAGTTgttgaataaaattttcaatcaagTTAGTGACTCAGATTCAAAATTGAGTGAGAATATTGATGTTCCTGATAAGCTACGGAAACAACTGTATGGAAAGAGGTATCTTATTGTCTTAGATGACGTGTGGGAGACTACTACATGGGATGAGTTGACAAGACCTTTTCCTGAAGCTAAGAAAGGAAGTAGAATTATTTTGACAACTCGAGAAAAGGAAGTGGCTTTGCATGGAAAGCTCTACACTGATCCTCTTGACCTTCGATTGCTAAGACCTGATGAAAGTTGGGAATTATTAGAGAAAAGGGCATTTGGAAACGAGAGTTGCCCTGATGAACTATTAGATGTCGGTAAAGAAATAGCCGAAAATTGTAAAGGGCTTCCTTTGGTGGCTGATCTGATTGCTGGAGTCATTGCTGGGAGGGAAAAGAAAAGGAGTGTGTGGCTTGAAGTTCAAAGTAGTGTgagttcttttattttgaacAGTGAAGTGGAAGTGATGAAAGTTATAGGATCAAGTTATGACCATTTACCACATCACCTCAAGCCATGCTTGCTGTATTTTGCAAGTTTTCCGAAGGACACTTCATTGACAATCTATGAGTTGAATATTTATTTGGGTGCTGAAGGATTTGTGGGAAAGACGGAGCTGAAGAGTATGGAAGAAGTGGTGAAGATTTATATGGATGATTTAATTTCCAGTAGCTTGGTAATTTGTTTCAATGAGATAGGTGATGCACTGAATTTCCAAATTCATGATCTTGTGCATGACTTTTGTTTGATAAAAGCAAGAAAGGAAAATTTGTTTGATCAGATAAGATCAAGTGCTCCAACAGATTTGTTGCCTCGTCAAATTACCattgattatgatgatgatgaggagcACTTTGGGCTTAATTTTGTCAtgttcaattcaaataagaaaagGCATTCTTTGAGGATAAATGGACACAAGCTGGACAATTGTCTCTCTGATACATTTCACTTAAGACACCTGAGGCTTCTTAGAGTGTTGGACATGAATACCTCTTTTATCATGGTGAATGATTCTTTGCTGAATGAAATATGCATGTTGAATCATTTGAGGTACTTAAGAATTGGGACACAAGTTAAATCTCTGCCTTTGTCTTTCTCAAACCTCTGGAATCTAGAAATCTTGTGGGTTGATAACAAAGAATCAACCTTGATACTATTACCGAGAATTTGGGATCTTGTAAAGCTGCGAGTGCTGTCTGCGGATACTTGTTCTTTCTTTGATATGGATGCAGATGAATCAATATTGATAGCAGAGGACACAAAGTTAGAGAACTTGAGAATATTATTAGGGCAACTTGTGCTTTCCTATTCGAAAGATACAGAGGATATTTTCAAAAGGTTTCCCAATCTTCAGAGGCTTGAATTTGTTCTCAAGGAGTCATGGGATTATTCAACAGAGCAACATTGGTTCCCGAAATTGGATTGCCTAACTGAACTAGAAACACTCAGTCTAGGTTTTGAAAGTTCAAACACAAACCACAGTGGGTCCTCTGTAGCGACAAATCGGCCATGGGATTTTCTCTTCCCTTTGAATTTGAAAGAACTGTGCTTTTTTGACTTTCCTCTGACATCCGATTCACTATCAACAATAGCGAGACTACCCAACCTTGAAGAGTTGTCCCTTTATGATACAATCATCCATGGAGAAGAATGGAACATGGGGGAGGAAGACACCTTTGAGAATCTCAAATTTTTGAACTTGTGTCTACCGACTCTTTCCAAGTGGGAGGTTGGAGAGGAATCCTTCCCCAATCTTGAGAAATTAAAACTGCAGGAATGTGGTAAGCTTGAGGAGATTCCACCTAGTTTTGGAGATATTTATTCattgaaaattatcaaaattgtaAAGAGTCCTCAACTTGAAGATTCTGCTCACAAGATTAAGGAATACGGTGAAGAGATGAGAGGAGGGAGCGAGCTTCAGATCCTTGGCCAGAAGAATATCCCCTTATTTAAGTAG